The stretch of DNA ATACTGGTCTTTGCATGAGAGCTTGAGGGCTCTCCCCTGTTGATTTGGCTCCACCTGGATCTCACGGGCCTGTTAAGAACTAGCTGATGCCTTCCTCCTTTTGGACCTGAACGGTCCACCCCTTCAGCCTCATGTGGACCATGGTGGCCGGGGGCACTTCAgcattcctctctttctctctccttatgGAACTTTTTGGATTCCTCTAAGGTCTGTGAGAgacaaggggtgtgtgtgtgtgtgtgtgtgtgtgttgggggaggaggagggagtcgTATAGTTAATTACCAGTCGTATAGTTAATTACTATAAAAGGCCTTCTCTAGGCTCATTTCTTCTCTTATAAAGGCCAATCCACGCTGGGCACTAGTGGGCTGTCTTCTCCCAAAGGTCCAGGCAGAGCCAACACTTCCTCCTCCCCGCTCAGCCCCACCCTCATTGGTTTTCACAAGTTCCCTTCTCACCTTTTCTCTCTgaattctccctccctccagtccGGGAATTTGTCTGCATATGGtgagaaggcttttttttttttttttttttcctagtagaATATATGCTATCATTCTTAACTTTGTGGTCCGTGGTCTATTCCCCGTATCTTCATATGCAAAGTCaaccttttaagaaagaaaagaaaaaaaaaagacatgcatcTTTTCAGTAAAGCAGCTGGCTTTTGCAAATAACAAATACTCCAGCTTTCAGACCGTAATGCTTTTATTATAACTTTAACAATTAATTTTGAAATCCAGGCTCTATTTGCACTCCCTTCAAGGCAGTGAAGCCTGTGGGTGGAAGGCTacagggcaaaaagaaaaaaagtgagaaaattcttggattaaaatgtacaaatattaTCTAGGTACGTAATCTTAGACTCTTTTACTTGCTATCTCCCCCTTGCCAAAGAATTCATGAAAGGAAAAACCATGAAATTTCTCCAGTCTTTTAAAGTGCCAGGtttaggacatggaagcaacctaagggtccattgacagattaatgaataaagatgtggtacatatatgcaatggaatattacccagccataaaaaggaatgaaactgagttatttgtagtgaggtggatggacctagagtctgtcatacagagtgaagtaagtcagaaagagaaaaacgaataccgtatgctaacacatatatatggaatctaaaaaaaatggttctgaaaaacctaggggcaggacaggaataaagacgcagacatagagaatggacttgaggacatggggagggggaagggtaagctgggacgaagtgagagagtggcatggacatatatacactaccaaatgtaaaacagctagctagtgggaagcagccgcatagcacagggagatcagctcggtgctttgtgaccacctagaggggtgggatagggagggtgggagggagatgcaagagggagtggatatggggatatttgtatacatatagctgattcactttgttatacagcagaaactaacacaacactgtaaagcaattatactccaataaagatgttaaaaaataactaaataaagtgCCAGGTTTCCACATCTTTTCACCCCTCTAAAGTTTCgggggaaaagaggaaagaagagcaaaactAGAAGCAAAATCCTAAGCTTAAAaaatttctctgtgtgtctgtttttatgcacTTTCATTGGGCACGACAGGAAAATGGGCTCTACTATTTTCACATAATAGTTGAATTTTGCTTGTTCCAGCATGTATATAAATTACCTGGCTTTTTGTTAATCCCATCTCAGTGaccattcctttttttccttgcttgattattctgatttattttaaaatcagaatccaCAAACATTTAGTgagaggaaaatttctttttatttcgtAATTTATCATTCTTGTCACTTATATAAGTGACAAGAATGATAAATTTTAAGTATCACTTATTTTaacttattattaaattttattaatcataAAATACCCAAATACCTAATATTGGAAACATAACAATAAGCAAGCCGGCAGCTCTGTTTTAAGTGTGGACattctaaaatggaaaaaatgcaaagaaaaatatagcTCTAAGAGCGGAAGTTTGGGGCCGTGGAGACAAACGCACTTTTCCAAGCCGCCTCCTAGATATCCGTCCAGCTAGGGGTTAGTTTGTTAATTTAAGGAAATACGACGGAGACCGAAGGTACTGGCGCAGCATTTATGTTACTGACCAAAAATCCACCCTAGAGGAAGCAGTACTGCCCGGGTTGAACTGCGGAAACCAAACCCAAGTCTGCGGGGTCAGGAATAGTTTCAAAGACTGGGCTCCTCCACAAGGCAACATCGAACTGGATTAAACGTTATCATTTACCTTTATTATTAGTATAATACTTTTAAGCTAATATACATCTGCACATTCCTAAATGCCCCGAGACCCGGACGGCCTCAGAATGCCTCGCTTGTCTACATTCGATTTTCTGCATAACAAGAAAAAATGGAGGCGAGCTTTGTTTACTTTGGCCCCGCTCGAAACCAGCGTCCTCGGGCGGAGGCGCCCAGACCTCGCGGCCGGATGGCGGCTCGAGTCCGCGGGGACGCGCGCGGCACGCGAGGACTCGGCCTGCCCCGCCCGGCCGCCCCGTAGCCCGCTGTCCTCCGCCGTCCCCCGGAGCAGCGGGCCCGGCGCGGGAGGGAGGCGACCGGAGCGTGTTGCGTCACAAAGCCCACTTGGAACGCTGGGGCCGGCGCCGAAGCCGAGGGCGCCCGGGGCGAACCCACTAGCGACCCGCCCTGGCGGAGCGGCAGGCACACGCCCGCCTCCTCTCGCCCCGCCTGCCATACCCCCGCCGCAGGGGCCGCAGCGTCGCGGCGGCTCGGGCGCCGCAAAGCGTCCTGGGAGAGCCGGCTCGCGCCGGAAGGACGCGCGGGCGCTCGGCGGCAGCGAGGTTATAAAAGGGAAGGAGCCGGCGGCGGGCGGAAGTGGGCGGTTCAGCTGCTCCCGGCGCTGTTGTTTGGTCTTTGCGCTGCTCGAGGGGCGTTCTCTGGTGGGCCGCCGGTGCAGGCCGCAGTGACAGGGCCGCTCGCCCCGCAACCCCCAGCTTCGGCGCAGCGTCCGATCGCGACTTCCGCGACCCGCAGGCCCAACATGGCGCAGGAGGTGTCGGAGTACCTGAGCCAGAACCCGCGGGTGGCCGCCTGGGTGGAGACGCTGCGCTCCGACGGCGAGACCGACAAACACTGGCGCCACCGCCGCGAGTTCCTGCTCCGCAACGCCGGGGACCTGGCCCCCGCCGGCGGCGCGGCCTCCGCTCACCCGGAGGAGGCCGCCGACGCTGAGAGCGGGACCCGCAGTCggcagctgcagcagctcatCTCCTTTTCCATGGCGTGGGCCAACCACGTCTTCCTCGGGTGCCGGTGAGTGAGCCGGCGTCCCTGAGCTGCTCTCGCGGTTTTGTCCGGAGCTTTCGGCGGGAGGGGAAGTGGTGGAAGCGCGGGAATCGGCGGGACAGGCTGCCCTCTAAGGGCGAGAAGGACGTCTCTGCCATGGTTAACAGTCTGGAGGTGCCCCCGTTGGGTGGGGAGCTGGCGGTGGAGTTGTCGGCGAGGAGCTCACAACGCTCCTGGGGGAGAGGGGCACTGAATCTAAATTAGGTTTGTAAGAAGGGACCCCGCCTCCCAGACCCCGGGCGTTTGTTTACGGCGTTCCAGGAAACAGAAAGTTCCTGGCGGTTGATTACATTTCTTGATTACAACCAGGAAATGCAGTTCCTGTGGCCTGTTTTCGTACCCCAGAGGTGGCAGCTTAGCAAAAACACTTCCTAAAgtgtctttcccttctttttttcaggTACCCTCAAAAAGTTATGGATAAAATACTTAGTATGGCTGAAGGCATCAAAGTGACAGATGCTCCAATCCATACAACAAGAGACGAACTGGTTGCCAAGGTGAAGAAAAGAGGGATATCGAGTAGCAATGGTTAGCAGATCATAGATGTGAACATACATAGGAGTTTAGAACTTAAATTTGATGTAATTAGGAATTATCGTTATTGCTAAGTTTTTAACAAGTTAGAATTTATATAATGTTATTAATCAAATTGGAATGTTAAACCTAAATTATGTGTCTCTGTGTTTTAGGCTTTGaatttgatagtttcctttgacTACTGTGAGATTTTGAAGTGTGAAATATTGTCTATGctgttgattttttaatattagaaattattgaggggacttccctggcggtccagtggttaagacacggcgcttccactgcagggggcacggattcgagccctagtccgggaactAAGACCCACATGCCCTGCGGGGcggccaaaaaacagaaaaaaaaaaaaaaaaaatcaaaaaatttaaaaaataaaaggattgttGATGTTATTCAATGCTGTTTTAAGAAATTAATGAAGTTATTCCACACTTTTTAAAGAATCTACAAATCCTGAAATGTTTTCACCTTGTGCCTTTATTTTAATATGAGTATCTATCTTGTAAATCTTCAGCTGATATGTATGAGGTAGGCTTAGTCACAtacttgtttccatttttttcagaagGGGTAGAAGAGCCAACAAAAAAACGAGCCATAGAAGGAAAAAACAGCTCTGCAGTTGAGCAAGATCATGTGAAAATTCCTGCCAAGACAGAACGCGCATCAGCTCAGCAGGAAAGCGGTTCAGCGTGTTCGGGCTCAACTACCAAATCGGAGAGTGGTGGGAACTCCGCTCGGAGCTCTGGCACCCTGAGTCAGAATAGCTCCACGAGTGATGGAGAGCGCTCTGTTTCCAGCCAAAGCAGCAGCAGCGTTTCCTCTCGGGTAACGGCGGTAGGGTGTGGAAAAGCTTCTGAAGCAGAAGCTCCAGATAAACATGGTTCAGCGTCGTTTGTTTCTTCGTTGTTGAAATCCAGTGTGAATAGTCATGTGACCCAGTCCACTGATTCCAGGCAACAAAGTGGATCCCCGAAAAAGAGTGCTTTGGAAGGCTCTTCAGTCTCAGCCTCCCAAAGCATCTCAGAGATTGAGGTGCCCTTGTTGGGCTCCTCAGGAAGCTCAGAAGTAGAGTTGCCACTGTTGTCTTCTAAACCTAGTTCAGAGACAGCTTCAAGCGGGTTAACTTCCAAAGCTAGTTCAGAGGCAAGTGTTTCATCATCAGTGTCTAAAACCAGTTCCTCATCAGGCACATCTTCACTAACCCCCAAGAGCACCACCTCAGCAAACACGATGCTGACTTCCAAAAGCACTTCGCAGGTAGCTGCTTCACTGTTAGCTTCCAAGAACAGCTCCCAGACCAGCGGCTCTCTGGTTTCCAAAAGCACTTCCGTAGCAAGTGTGTCCCAGCTGGCTTCTAAGAGTAGCTCTCAGACAGGCACGTCACAGCTGCCTTCTAAAAGTACTGCGCAGGCGAGCGAGAGTTCTGTCAAATTCTCTTGTTGCAAGTTAACCAATGAAGATGTGAAACAGAAGCAGCCTTTTTTCAATAGACTGTACAAAACGGTGGCGTGGAAGTTGGTGGCCGTTGGTGGCTTTAGTCCCAGCGTGAATCACGGAGAGCTCCTAAACGCAGCTGTCGAGGCTCTGAAAGCAACGCTGGATGTGGTTTTCGTCCCGCTAAAGGAACTGGCAGATCTGCCTCAAAACAAGAGCTCTCAAGAAAGCATTGTTTGTGAACTGAGATGTAAGTCTGTGTATTTGGGCACTGGCtgtggaaaaagcaaagaaaacgcAAAAGCAGTTGCATCAAGAGAAGCCTTGAAGTTATTTCTCAAGAAAAAGGTGGtggtaaaaatatgtaaaaggaaATACAGAGGCAGTGAAATCGAAGACTTAGTACTCCTCGATGAAGAGTCAAGGCCTGTAAACTTACCTCCAGCATTAAAACATCCTCAAGAATTACTGTAATATGTCCAAAATGTCACTGTGTACAATATCTGGTATTTGAAGAGAAAAACTGGCTTACTTTTGTATAATATGAAACACAGGCTTTCACAAATTTTGTATtgcttttttccagttttgcaGAAAATTTACATTCTAGTTCTCTTCACACAGTGGAAGTTGTAAATAATTTGTGAATGACAGTATACATTAAAAGGTTTATGCATTAACAGCATACCAGTATGCTGTTTTATTTGCTGAAGAAAATACTGTCTTCTATTTTTAATGACACATTAGGTACGATGTGTAGTTCTGTAGTCTTAAAATTTTTGTACTACTTTGAATTTGGTGAAAATGTATTAAGTTGTctaccatgcttttttttttctagctgaaTAAACCTTCACATCAAAGAAAAGGGGACCATAGTATTTGTCTGAGAGTCTGTGAAGCTTAAGGTTTTAAGAATGATGCCGATAATGTTGAACATGTCtgttaaagaataaaagagaaaatagttgCCTCAGACTATTTTTATGAGAAGCTGTAAGCATTTTTTAGATATAAAGCAGTGTTAAATACTTaaggttattttattttgaagttgtTTGAAATTCACCATGATTTTGACCTCTGCAGATTCTTTAAGTGGGTTAATTTATGTTTTGAGGTAAAGTACAATTTACACTTTTTCTTAAAGACGTAAATGTGGGTTTCTATATTAAGCATATTTTGTGACTACTACTATTAACAGATTGATTTGTTTAGATATTAAATGCTTTAAGCTATTTTACCTTTtcaagaagttgtggttcttttttttcccgCCCCCGAAGTCAGAACCAATTCCTGCAAATAGGCTTCCTGTCACTAGTCGTTGTAAATTGCAACTAGGTAATTTTTCATAGCTGATACACAGCTTTTTATGGGTAGACAAGTTAACAGTTTGCAAATCTAGAACTGGGTGGGTTTTTTGTTTACCAAACCTCGTAGAAGAACACTGGGCAGAAAAAGAGAAGCCAAGCTCAGCTCTTTAATGAGCCTGTTCAGTTGAACTACATTCGTTGGTAATGAAATGAAATCCTGCTTATGTGTCTTAGGTGATTCGGACTGTATTATTCTTTGTGGCCTTTTTCTGGCTTTCTAGTTGCTGCACTTTGAGCAGTGATGGTGATAATGTACTGAGAAAAAACAGGAAATGGCCTTGCCTGTGGCAGTTGTATTGGAGTAGGAAAATTGGACATAAGTAGTAAAATTTAAGTCATgaagttatttctattttatattctagAAATAATAGAGGATACTTTATATACTTGaagtaattgtttttatttcactaggtaactttttaaaaagtttcatttttgAGCATGTTAAATTGGACACCAAAGTTTAGAGTCCATATTATGTAAATGGGTTGcctttatataatatattgtgaGGAGAAACAACATGAGTGTTGTGAAAGCAGTTTTaattacctcagtttcctcagccttGGAATGTGTATTTTGTGGGACAATGATTGCAAGAAAagtaagaataaatttctgtaatGTATCTAATTAGGTGGTTTAGTAATTTCCTGAATTGGCTAAATTTCCTAAATTTCAAGTTAATATAAAAGTTACTGAAAATATCTTAAATTACAGTAAACTTCTTATATGGTGGCATTGCAGGAAGCTGCTTAGTGTAAAAACAAACATctaattaataaacatttgctatAACTTTATTAAAAGCTTATAATCAAAATTTAAAGAACCCCTGATTTAAGAGAAATGCATATTTTACAATTCTTCAAAATAGTGTAGTGCAGAAGAAAACAAGCTTTGGAATCTTATTCTTGAGATAGAATCTTGGCTCTTCCTCTTTAAGTAGGCATGTAACTGGGAATTTAaccctttatctgtaaaatagaagagCTGCCTCAGAGCTGTGAGGATCAAACAAGATAATACATGCAAAGTACATACCATAGTTGAGGAATTGCTTGTATatgtattctcattttctcagaacCTGATGAGTAACTCTTGTCATTTggtccatttttcagatgaagaaactgaataattttgtcaaagatcaatttCAAGCCCATATCTGATTCCAGAGTCCAAGCTCTTACTATGTTTTATTGCTTATTACCTTTCTCACTTCTCTAAATGATAACATTTCTGAAAATCCCCCTCAGACTGGTTTCCTACTAGTTTTAAGTGACCACATCATTCCAAAGGCTCGTTTCCTTGAACTGGGTCACATAAGGAGATCTAATGTTGTACTGCTTCTCCTTAGTATTTGCATGTCTTGAATATTCTTGACTAGGGAATTATCCCATATGGGTGCAGTTGAagtttgttaaaataatttgaaatcaaGTTTACTGAATAGGATATTGTGAGAGGAAATACTGATTTTTCTTCTAAATCAATGAGGTGAGATGATGACCTGAAACTAATTTTCCTTGATGGTGCTAaagtccagaattttttttttaacggtaAAGTTAGAGAGTTGACTTTAAAGAATGGTATtgttatgagttttttttttttgttttttttttttgttatgagTTTTTAACCCAAATTTTTGGGGCCTGCCCCTGCTGCCATTGGCTGGGATAATTGTCATGAGGATATGTATAATTCCAAGGCTTTTGGTATGTGTTATCAAAAGCATGCTCCATTTTAAATTAGGTATAAAGGGGCCATCGTTTTCCCTGCCAAGTACAGCTTTTCTTGGTACggatttctccttcctctttggaTTCCTGAGCGATGGCAGTGAGGAGGTAACCAAAGCAAGCAGCAACTGGGAACCAGGTCAGTCTTAAATTTGTGTTATTGCTAGTTGAAGGGGAATTTGTAGGCTTTGTCTTAAAAAATGGTGCTGAAGCCCTGTATCGACTCACTGCCTAGACACTGGCAAATCTATGGGTATCTGTTTAAGCacgactttaaaaaaaaaaatgtttgtgtggTTTATGATTAAAGAAATTCTTTGTAGCTTTCTACCGTTTAAACAAAAACAGATAAATGCAGGGTTGTCAAGCCATTAATGTTCCTACTCCCTCTctgcaaaaaaaattaatagaaatttcAGTGAATGTGGCTTAGTTGCTATTCAGCTAGAaccattcctttttccttttcttcccttattaCCAGCTTTATTCTATCcgcttttctattctgttctttaAAAAGACTACTGAAGGAAGATCATTATCTAAAAAtcctaatttttaaagttctctttatCTATTCCTTTGTGGTTTATACAGCAAGAAAAGTAGTGTAGTTAGTGGACAAGGTCCCAAACAAAATTGACTAACttggaaggggggaaaaaaggtaatACTAAACAGGAAGGGTTAGATACAGGATATTCTTTTTAGTAAAAGCTAGAGATTTCATGTGCCAGTCCTTAACACAAAGCAATCAAATACGTTTTGTGATCTTGAAACTTTAATGAGTAGAATCAGAATCCTCCTTGGAAGTCATTAGTAACAACCAAACTAACAGCATAAACAGTAAGTATATGGAGTTATAAAACTGTACTATGATATGAAGTGGAACTATTATACATAATGTACATAAAACTTGAAAAGGAGTGTAAAGACAAATGCACAAAAAGATAATCACCTAGTGTTTTCCTTATGACTCTTTTCATGTTTGTCAGTTTACCAGGGCTCGGACATTGAAATGATAAAACCCGAACTCTGAATATGCGTttggtggttttcaaactttattttagtcatatttcttcaaagaaaaatggagccCTGTGTGTGTAAAACAGAGAGGAGCAGACCTACTTTGAAAGAGGGCAGTCACACCCCATCAATGAATTCCTCTACCTTCCTTTCTCAATTCCTTGGCACCTCCTTGGACTGAACAGAAGGGGGTTTAGCAACTATGAGGCCTGGTGTAGATGCCAGCTTCCTTCTGCAACTGGTATTAGAGTGATGTAAGGCAGAAAGTTACCAATTTACTAAATGGAATTAATCTGTTTTAAAGTAATATGCCATATTAGAATTTGCAGTTAGTAGGGACTCAGGTCAGGCTTAAGGGACCATCACGTAAATTAACATTTAGATAACACTAAAAATAGCTactatttcttacttttttgtgAACTATAATTGCAGAAGTCCATATATAAAGTCCAATAATTATTAAATGCCCACATAATGATTACCTAGGTCAAAAAACGAAACTATATCAGCAATGCAAGTACTCACCATGTGGGTAGCTATCATTTATTGGGTGCCTACAGTATACTGATGCTTTATGTACATCTTACTTAAGCCTCCTTACCCTTAGGTGGGTTGGTATTGTTGATcctatttcacaaatgagaaaacatgacGATTTTGACTTGTTTCCCTCAAATCACAGAACAAGTAAATGTTGAAGTAGGGACTCAAATCCGGTGTTCTAGAAGACTAAACAATGACTTGGTTCTAATTTGGGGCACTGAATGTGGATGCCAGTGAGACATGCTGGCCCATGGTATTTGTTTATGTACTAGAAAATAGTGTAATCACACTTGgaagaaaatttgagaaattttatttaacaatttaaatTAGGAAGTTTGTAAAGAAGTAAACTTTAAGGGAAGTTGCTCAAATATGTATCTGAAAAAatcattggaaaatattttctagacattatttgtagaattttaaagGGACAATCTGCAGAGGCAGTGGTATAATCAATGATGTAACCAATGGTGAAACAAATTATATACCTAATGAATCCTGTCTCATTACTCTTCACCATTTGTATATTATTAAATACTTTTCTACActagctgaggaaaaaaaaaatggttctcatgaAATAAAAACTCATAGAGGTCCACAGAGGCCTCTCTAGTTTGTCATACCTGTGTGGACTGTCATGGATTACTTAATGAGGGAGTTACACACATGCCCAATAACCTGCAATTTGGAAACCAATATGGGATAAAGTATGTGCACCTCTGTCCTcgtttttcatttcaaaatattgaatgCAATTAACAAGAGAAATATGATAAAGGTAAAATAAGAATACTATTCTGAAAATACTCATTCCTTTCCCTTGAAATTCACATTCTCTGGCAGTCATTCTGCCATTATGGCTCAtatagggaaggagagaaggataaTGTGACTTTAGGGAAGTCCACGCAGGGATAGCAAGGAAGGAAAAATGCACCATTCCAGCCCTAGCAGATTTTGCGGAGGGTAAAGCAGGGAAGCGGGCATTCCAGGCAAGTGGGTCCTGACCTCTCTTCGACAGCATGAACTTCGCGTGTGTCAGTATTGCAGCGGTGGGAGTAATGACAGTTCCCATGTAATGAGCCTGCCTCATCTATCCCCTGACTGTAATCAAAGAATGCATCCTTCCTTAGGAGGGTCCGAGAGATTGAAACAAAGAGGGCTTGAGCGAGAAATCCTGAAGGCATCGAGACCTTGAAGGCAAAGCTGCTGAGCTGCACAGCACGGGGCCGCGTTCACATGGAAGACCGTGGATGTCACTCTGCACTGATGTCCTTGGGGTTGCGGAACAAGGTGGCCCTTCTTGGGATCCCTGAGATTGCTGTACGAGTAAACTTAGAaaaatcttactttaaaaaagtaatttgaaaTAAATACTGGTGGTTTTTATAAAGCATGGATAGCATAAAAGTtctaacaaacatatgctaaagGTGCTCGATAAAGCTTGGGGCACTATTTATACTTGGTCAGGCATTACTTTGCCCAACACATTCTTCTAGGGGAGGAATTATTTCGAGACAGTAGCCTAAAATCAAATCATACCAGGTGAAGCACGGCTGCTTGGGTTCTggtaaagatttctttttctctgttcacAACCTTGGGGCAAATTCAGGAACTAAGCAGATGAAGACTTACG from Balaenoptera ricei isolate mBalRic1 chromosome 21, mBalRic1.hap2, whole genome shotgun sequence encodes:
- the CDKN2AIP gene encoding CDKN2A-interacting protein isoform X1 — encoded protein: MAQEVSEYLSQNPRVAAWVETLRSDGETDKHWRHRREFLLRNAGDLAPAGGAASAHPEEAADAESGTRSRQLQQLISFSMAWANHVFLGCRYPQKVMDKILSMAEGIKVTDAPIHTTRDELVAKVKKRGISSSNEGVEEPTKKRAIEGKNSSAVEQDHVKIPAKTERASAQQESGSACSGSTTKSESGGNSARSSGTLSQNSSTSDGERSVSSQSSSSVSSRVTAVGCGKASEAEAPDKHGSASFVSSLLKSSVNSHVTQSTDSRQQSGSPKKSALEGSSVSASQSISEIEVPLLGSSGSSEVELPLLSSKPSSETASSGLTSKASSEASVSSSVSKTSSSSGTSSLTPKSTTSANTMLTSKSTSQVAASLLASKNSSQTSGSLVSKSTSVASVSQLASKSSSQTGTSQLPSKSTAQASESSVKFSCCKLTNEDVKQKQPFFNRLYKTVAWKLVAVGGFSPSVNHGELLNAAVEALKATLDVVFVPLKELADLPQNKSSQESIVCELRCKSVYLGTGCGKSKENAKAVASREALKLFLKKKVVVKICKRKYRGSEIEDLVLLDEESRPVNLPPALKHPQELL
- the CDKN2AIP gene encoding CDKN2A-interacting protein isoform X2, with amino-acid sequence MAQEVSEYLSQNPRVAAWVETLRSDGETDKHWRHRREFLLRNAGDLAPAGGAASAHPEEAADAESGTRSRQLQQLISFSMAWANHVFLGCRYPQKVMDKILSMAEGIKVTDAPIHTTRDELVAKKG